Proteins from a single region of Kineosporia corallincola:
- a CDS encoding carbon-nitrogen family hydrolase — MRVHVLQLAYGDDEPVAERVRRAEALVAAQSGADLVVLPELWAPTGFGYRRWPGAAEPLDGPTVTAIARAARHIGAYVHAGSIIEAAAPHADRGPDGRGLWNTSVLIARDGTPLVSYRKVHRFGFAAGEPDLIEAGTELVTVPLRAGGHTVTAGLATCYDLRFPELFRGLTQAGAGLFVVPAAWPAARVEHWRLLGRARAVENQAVVVQCNTAGTHAGTRMGGHSQVVSATGEVLAEAGDDETVLVADVDLAGIGTYREQFPVLADRRL; from the coding sequence ATGCGCGTACACGTGCTCCAGCTGGCCTACGGCGACGACGAGCCGGTCGCCGAGCGGGTGCGGCGGGCCGAGGCCCTGGTCGCCGCCCAGTCCGGTGCCGACCTGGTGGTGCTGCCCGAGCTCTGGGCGCCCACCGGCTTCGGTTACCGCCGCTGGCCCGGCGCCGCCGAGCCGCTCGACGGGCCCACGGTCACCGCGATCGCCCGGGCCGCCCGGCACATCGGCGCCTACGTGCACGCCGGGTCGATCATCGAGGCCGCGGCGCCGCACGCCGACCGGGGCCCCGACGGGCGCGGTCTGTGGAACACCTCGGTACTGATCGCCCGCGACGGCACGCCCCTGGTCAGTTATCGCAAGGTGCACCGGTTCGGGTTCGCCGCGGGTGAGCCCGACCTGATCGAGGCCGGCACCGAGCTGGTCACCGTGCCCCTGCGGGCCGGCGGCCACACCGTCACCGCCGGGCTGGCCACCTGTTACGACCTGCGCTTCCCCGAGCTGTTCCGGGGCCTGACCCAGGCCGGGGCCGGGCTCTTCGTGGTGCCCGCCGCCTGGCCGGCGGCCCGGGTGGAGCACTGGCGGCTGCTCGGCCGGGCCCGCGCGGTGGAGAACCAGGCCGTCGTGGTTCAGTGCAACACGGCCGGCACCCACGCGGGCACCAGAATGGGTGGGCACAGCCAGGTGGTCTCGGCCACCGGTGAGGTGCTGGCCGAGGCCGGTGACGACGAGACCGTTCTCGTCGCAGACGTCGACCTGGCCGGGATCGGCACGTACCGGGAACAGTTCCCGGTGCTGGCCGACCGGCGACTGTAG
- a CDS encoding cytochrome c oxidase assembly protein, with translation MSSTTTTPRTAGGRGAGGVDPALAGRMAAVGTVLVVLALGTAGAAAAGSGAVAPSILQDAGPLVRWGLIFARVIADIAGSVTVGVLLLTAVALPVGKQGQAHRPAFLIAAAAATVWALAAIALLVFNLADVLGSSIDSPGFGSQLVAYTRDIDLGRGLGLTAAGAAVIGLLAAGAVKTTSAAWLAGGSLAALVPTALNGHASSSADHQTAVTSLGLHLVGASVWVGGLAALLLLAPTLKTGVLADAAQRYSTFALWSFLAVAASGLINAWLRIGSLGNLGNSYGLLLLGKTVALVLLGLFGYRHRASTLPDLAAGKRGAFTRLAVVELGIMAIAFGLASALSRTPPPNAGEPTLDIAQAVTGYPMPPEPTAARWITQWQPDLMWVLIAGVGLVAYLTGVYRLRRRGDAWPVGRTVAILLGLAVLVYTTCSGPAVYGRVTFSGHMVMHMMLSMIVPPLLVLGAPVTLALRTLAVRKDGSRGPREWLLIVTESRYLRLISFPPVAAALFAGSLVVFYYSGLFQLALTTHTGHELMDVHFLFSGYLFTWTMIGVDPGPRRMGFPLRLIVLLATMAFHAFFFLALMNGETVLQPDFFGNLGRTWGESLLADQQTGGGIGWGIGEVPTLLIAVVLMFQWARSDARESRRYDRKADRDGDAELEAYNQMLARLSGKKPAPTAPEGAGEDEKPPAS, from the coding sequence GTGAGCAGTACGACGACGACCCCCCGCACGGCCGGTGGGCGTGGCGCGGGCGGGGTGGACCCGGCACTGGCCGGCCGGATGGCGGCGGTCGGCACCGTCCTGGTCGTGCTGGCCCTCGGCACGGCCGGTGCGGCGGCCGCGGGTTCCGGCGCGGTCGCGCCGAGCATCCTGCAAGACGCCGGGCCGCTGGTGCGCTGGGGCCTGATCTTCGCCCGGGTGATCGCCGACATCGCCGGCTCGGTCACGGTCGGCGTGCTGCTGCTGACCGCGGTGGCGCTGCCGGTGGGCAAGCAGGGCCAGGCACACCGCCCGGCCTTCCTGATCGCCGCGGCCGCCGCCACGGTCTGGGCCCTGGCCGCGATCGCCCTGCTCGTGTTCAATCTGGCCGACGTGCTCGGATCGTCCATCGACAGCCCGGGTTTCGGCAGTCAGCTGGTGGCCTACACCCGGGACATCGACCTGGGCCGCGGACTGGGCCTGACCGCGGCCGGAGCCGCGGTGATCGGCCTGCTCGCGGCCGGTGCGGTCAAGACCACCTCGGCCGCCTGGCTGGCCGGCGGGTCGCTGGCCGCGCTGGTGCCGACCGCGCTGAACGGCCATGCCAGCAGCAGCGCCGACCACCAGACCGCCGTCACCAGCCTGGGCCTGCACCTGGTCGGCGCCTCGGTGTGGGTCGGCGGCCTGGCAGCCCTGCTGCTGCTCGCGCCCACCCTGAAGACCGGGGTGCTGGCCGACGCGGCGCAGCGCTACTCCACCTTCGCGCTCTGGTCTTTCCTGGCGGTCGCCGCGTCCGGCCTGATCAACGCCTGGCTGCGGATCGGCAGCCTGGGCAACCTGGGCAACAGCTACGGCCTGCTGCTGCTCGGCAAGACCGTGGCGCTGGTGCTGCTCGGCCTGTTCGGCTACCGCCACCGCGCGTCCACGCTGCCCGACCTGGCGGCCGGCAAGCGGGGCGCCTTCACCCGCCTGGCCGTGGTCGAGCTCGGCATCATGGCGATCGCCTTCGGCCTGGCCTCGGCCCTGTCGCGCACGCCCCCGCCGAACGCCGGTGAGCCCACCCTCGACATCGCCCAGGCCGTCACCGGTTACCCGATGCCGCCGGAACCCACCGCGGCCCGCTGGATCACCCAGTGGCAGCCCGACCTGATGTGGGTGCTCATCGCCGGCGTCGGGCTGGTCGCCTACCTCACCGGCGTGTACCGGCTGCGCCGCCGGGGCGACGCCTGGCCGGTGGGCCGCACCGTCGCCATCCTGCTCGGCCTGGCCGTGCTGGTGTACACCACGTGCAGCGGCCCGGCGGTCTACGGCCGGGTCACGTTCAGCGGTCACATGGTCATGCACATGATGCTCTCGATGATCGTGCCGCCGCTGCTGGTGCTCGGCGCCCCGGTCACGCTGGCCCTGCGCACCCTCGCGGTGCGCAAGGACGGCAGCCGCGGCCCGCGCGAGTGGCTGCTGATCGTCACCGAATCCCGTTACCTGCGGCTGATCTCGTTCCCGCCGGTGGCGGCCGCGCTGTTCGCCGGCAGCCTGGTGGTGTTCTACTACTCCGGTCTGTTCCAGCTGGCGCTGACCACCCACACCGGGCACGAGCTGATGGACGTGCACTTCCTGTTCAGCGGCTACCTGTTCACCTGGACCATGATCGGTGTCGATCCCGGCCCCCGGCGGATGGGCTTCCCGCTGAGGCTGATCGTGCTGCTGGCCACCATGGCCTTCCACGCGTTCTTCTTCCTGGCCCTGATGAACGGCGAAACCGTGCTCCAGCCGGACTTCTTCGGCAACCTGGGCCGCACCTGGGGCGAGAGCCTGCTGGCCGACCAGCAGACCGGCGGCGGCATCGGCTGGGGCATCGGCGAGGTGCCGACGCTGCTGATCGCGGTCGTGCTGATGTTCCAGTGGGCCCGCTCCGACGCCCGGGAGTCCCGGCGCTACGACCGCAAGGCCGACCGCGACGGCGACGCCGAGCTGGAGGCGTACAACCAGATGCTGGCCAGGTTGTCGGGCAAGAAGCCCGCGCCCACTGCGCCCGAAGGGGCCGGGGAGGACGAGAAGCCACCCGCTTCGTGA
- a CDS encoding S9 family peptidase yields the protein MNPDFTDLDALLELPRVAGLALSPDGTRLVTSVAALGPQRTSYVSSLWQVSPDPEGPSARRLTWGAQNESGPVFRPDGDLLFVSSRPDPDDDGGDRPPSLWLLPADGGEARPFATRPGGVSSTAVAAGAGTVVITSPVFPSSTGTGDDERRHRARRELKISATLHESSPFRFWDRFHGPEADRLFVLSQTGDGEPAARDLTGHTGPALHPDPEYVVTPDGTTVIGVWQVVGAGGQVRSTLVTIDVATGTRRTLLDDRTSEFSGLAVSPDGTRVAFLAESLPTVDEPFDLRLMVLNLDGGEPHEAAPGWDRWPAAAPVWTPDGGTLLVTADDHGRRPVFRVDLTLGTVRRLTGEGTFTDLLLARDGTVAYALRSTVDVPPTPVRIDPLTGEVTTLRGPVSAPAVPGTLTEVHVTAEDGYDVRGWLVLPAGHEDGRPAPLLLWVHGGPHDSWRAWHWRWNPWPAVARGYAVLLPDPALSTGYGLDFVRRGWDGWGGTPYTDLMAITDAVVARDDIDGERTAAMGASYGGYLANWIAGHTGRFRGIVSHAGLWDLETFARTTDVPYYMPHTMTAETRAQNSPSRHLASITTPMLIIHGEQDHRVPIGEALAMYTQLGEQAVTDDGTMPHRLLVFPDENHWVAKPQNSRLWYETVFAFLAQTLLGEPWQAPDLLR from the coding sequence GTGAATCCTGACTTCACTGATCTGGACGCTCTGCTCGAGCTGCCCCGGGTCGCCGGACTGGCGCTGTCGCCCGACGGCACCCGGCTGGTCACCTCGGTGGCGGCGCTCGGCCCGCAGCGCACGAGCTACGTCAGCTCGTTGTGGCAGGTCTCGCCCGACCCGGAGGGGCCGTCCGCCCGGCGGCTGACCTGGGGTGCGCAGAACGAGTCCGGGCCGGTCTTCCGGCCGGACGGCGACCTGCTGTTCGTCTCCTCGCGGCCCGATCCGGACGACGACGGGGGCGATCGGCCGCCCTCGCTCTGGCTCCTGCCCGCCGACGGCGGTGAGGCCCGGCCGTTCGCCACCCGGCCCGGCGGGGTGAGCAGCACGGCGGTCGCGGCCGGGGCGGGCACGGTGGTGATCACGTCGCCGGTCTTTCCGTCGTCCACCGGAACCGGTGACGACGAACGGCGCCACCGGGCCCGGCGTGAGCTGAAGATCAGCGCCACCCTGCACGAGAGCAGCCCGTTCCGGTTCTGGGACCGGTTCCACGGGCCCGAGGCCGACCGGCTCTTCGTGCTGTCGCAGACCGGGGACGGCGAACCGGCCGCGCGCGACCTGACCGGGCACACCGGCCCGGCCCTGCACCCCGACCCGGAGTACGTGGTCACCCCGGACGGCACCACGGTGATCGGCGTCTGGCAGGTGGTCGGCGCCGGTGGGCAGGTCCGCTCCACCCTGGTGACGATCGACGTGGCCACCGGCACCCGCCGCACTCTGCTCGACGACCGCACCAGTGAGTTCTCCGGCCTGGCGGTCTCTCCCGACGGCACCCGGGTGGCGTTCCTGGCCGAGTCGCTGCCCACCGTCGACGAGCCGTTCGACCTGCGTCTGATGGTGCTGAACCTGGACGGCGGCGAGCCGCACGAGGCCGCCCCGGGCTGGGACCGCTGGCCCGCCGCCGCCCCGGTGTGGACGCCCGACGGCGGCACCCTGCTGGTCACGGCCGACGACCACGGCCGCCGCCCGGTGTTCCGCGTCGACCTGACCCTGGGCACCGTGCGCCGGCTCACCGGCGAGGGCACCTTCACCGACCTGCTGCTCGCCCGCGACGGCACCGTCGCCTACGCCCTGCGCAGCACTGTCGACGTCCCACCCACGCCGGTCCGGATCGACCCGCTGACCGGCGAGGTCACCACCCTGCGCGGCCCGGTCTCCGCCCCGGCCGTGCCGGGAACGCTGACCGAGGTGCACGTCACCGCCGAGGACGGCTACGACGTGCGTGGCTGGCTGGTCCTGCCTGCCGGGCACGAGGACGGCCGCCCGGCCCCGCTGCTGCTGTGGGTGCACGGCGGTCCGCACGACTCCTGGCGGGCCTGGCACTGGCGCTGGAACCCGTGGCCGGCCGTGGCCCGGGGCTATGCGGTGCTGCTGCCCGACCCGGCCCTGTCCACCGGCTACGGCCTCGATTTCGTCCGCCGGGGCTGGGACGGCTGGGGCGGCACGCCCTACACCGACCTGATGGCGATCACCGACGCCGTGGTGGCCCGCGACGACATCGACGGCGAACGCACCGCCGCGATGGGCGCCTCCTACGGCGGCTACCTGGCCAACTGGATCGCCGGGCACACCGGCCGCTTCCGGGGCATCGTGTCGCACGCCGGGCTCTGGGACCTGGAAACCTTCGCCCGCACCACCGACGTGCCCTACTACATGCCGCACACGATGACTGCGGAAACCCGCGCGCAGAACTCCCCTTCGCGGCACCTCGCCTCGATCACCACGCCGATGCTGATCATTCACGGTGAGCAGGACCACCGGGTGCCGATCGGCGAGGCCCTCGCCATGTACACCCAGCTGGGCGAGCAGGCCGTCACCGACGACGGCACCATGCCGCACCGGCTCCTGGTGTTCCCCGACGAGAACCACTGGGTGGCCAAGCCGCAGAACAGCCGGCTCTGGTACGAGACGGTGTTCGCGTTCCTCGCGCAGACCCTGCTGGGAGAACCGTGGCAAGCCCCTGACCTGCTGCGTTAG